A single window of Nitrospinaceae bacterium DNA harbors:
- a CDS encoding 3-hydroxybutyryl-CoA dehydrogenase produces MEFKKAMVVGAGTMGAGIAQIFAQSGIPVTLTDQSEDIVASAVAGLEKRMARRVEQGKMSADDKDEIIGRITVGSGYAAASEADIVVEAIFEDMVIKKKTFAALDEAAPDRTIFASNTTSLSISEMASATSRPDKVCGMHFFNPPVVMKLVEIMPGIGTSQETVGAVSALAEKLGKKPVHARFDSPAGIGSRVLAGSLNEAVEVFAQGLASAEDIDAALKMGCGFPMGPLELIDLIGVDIHLAKTETLYRELGDQRYRPNFILKKMVRAGHLGRKSGRGFYTYED; encoded by the coding sequence ATGGAATTTAAAAAGGCGATGGTAGTCGGTGCCGGAACGATGGGTGCAGGCATCGCACAGATTTTTGCCCAGAGCGGCATTCCGGTCACGCTGACTGATCAGAGCGAGGATATCGTGGCGAGTGCCGTGGCTGGTCTTGAAAAGCGGATGGCCCGGCGGGTTGAGCAGGGAAAAATGAGCGCTGATGATAAAGACGAAATTATCGGGCGAATCACTGTGGGATCGGGCTATGCCGCTGCGTCGGAGGCGGACATCGTCGTTGAGGCCATTTTCGAGGACATGGTGATTAAGAAAAAAACGTTTGCCGCGCTTGATGAGGCAGCGCCGGATCGAACGATTTTTGCGTCGAACACCACTTCGCTTTCCATTAGCGAGATGGCGTCGGCCACCTCTCGGCCCGATAAAGTTTGCGGCATGCACTTTTTCAACCCGCCTGTCGTAATGAAATTGGTTGAGATCATGCCCGGAATAGGAACGTCACAAGAAACGGTGGGTGCCGTGAGCGCTCTGGCCGAAAAATTGGGTAAAAAACCCGTCCACGCCCGCTTCGATAGCCCCGCTGGAATCGGTAGTCGTGTGTTAGCTGGATCGCTGAACGAGGCTGTGGAGGTTTTCGCGCAGGGGCTTGCCTCGGCAGAGGATATTGATGCGGCGTTAAAGATGGGCTGCGGTTTCCCGATGGGGCCACTTGAACTGATCGACCTCATCGGCGTCGATATTCACCTCGCCAAGACCGAGACCCTTTATCGGGAACTGGGCGATCAGCGTTACCGCCCGAATTTTATTCTCAAAAAAATGGTGCGTGCGGGCCATTTGGGTCGCAAAAGTGGGCGTGGTTTCTATACATACGAGGATTAA
- a CDS encoding thiolase family protein: MKEVVILSSVRTAGGGFGGSLKNKSVVDLGVHAAKEAIRRSGIAPEHFDEVVIGNGWQAAVGPNSARVISVGAGLPIEVPAFTINKRCGSSIKAAALGAQAIRAGDADVVLAGGAESTTNVPYVQPGARWGNRFGHAEFLDLIYKDGYMCPLAGELMGVTAENLVERYNITREEQDAYALESQEKAAAAIEGGKFAAEIVPIELKGRKGEVTSFDIDETPRGGLSMEKLGKLKPVFNEQGSVTAGNACTQADAGSALVLASRELAEELGARPIAVLRGYASTGVEPRFMGLGPVTAIPKALERAGLSLDDMDLIEVNEAFASQIVACERELKWERGKLNVHGGAIALGHPVGATGGKLIATCLSALEQRGKELGVVSACIGGGQGVAVVIQRTE, translated from the coding sequence ATGAAAGAGGTTGTTATTCTGAGCAGCGTTCGAACTGCCGGGGGTGGATTTGGCGGCTCGCTGAAGAATAAATCTGTGGTGGACCTTGGTGTCCACGCGGCCAAAGAAGCCATTCGCCGCTCAGGGATTGCCCCGGAGCACTTTGATGAGGTTGTTATTGGCAACGGCTGGCAGGCTGCCGTAGGCCCGAACTCGGCCCGCGTGATATCTGTCGGTGCCGGGCTTCCAATTGAAGTGCCCGCCTTCACGATAAACAAGCGTTGCGGCTCCTCTATCAAGGCGGCGGCCCTTGGTGCCCAGGCTATCCGGGCGGGGGACGCTGACGTGGTCCTTGCCGGTGGGGCCGAGAGTACGACGAATGTCCCCTACGTTCAGCCAGGGGCACGATGGGGCAACCGTTTTGGTCATGCCGAATTTCTGGACTTGATTTATAAGGACGGCTACATGTGCCCATTGGCGGGCGAGTTGATGGGTGTGACGGCGGAAAACCTGGTCGAGCGCTACAACATCACTCGCGAGGAGCAGGACGCCTATGCCCTAGAAAGCCAGGAGAAGGCTGCTGCCGCAATTGAGGGTGGAAAATTCGCCGCCGAGATCGTCCCCATAGAGCTTAAAGGCCGAAAAGGCGAAGTTACTTCTTTTGACATCGATGAGACTCCGCGCGGCGGGCTCTCGATGGAAAAGCTCGGCAAGCTCAAACCCGTGTTCAACGAGCAGGGCTCGGTGACGGCTGGAAACGCCTGCACCCAGGCGGACGCAGGCTCTGCCCTAGTTCTGGCCTCTCGCGAGCTTGCCGAGGAGCTTGGTGCGCGGCCTATTGCCGTGCTCAGGGGCTACGCCTCGACTGGTGTCGAACCCCGGTTCATGGGGCTGGGCCCGGTCACGGCTATTCCCAAGGCGCTTGAGCGTGCGGGGCTCAGTCTCGATGATATGGATCTCATCGAGGTAAATGAAGCCTTTGCCTCACAAATCGTTGCCTGTGAGCGCGAACTGAAGTGGGAGCGAGGGAAACTGAATGTGCACGGTGGCGCGATTGCGCTTGGACATCCTGTTGGCGCCACTGGCGGGAAGCTCATCGCCACCTGCCTGAGTGCCCTTGAGCAGCGTGGCAAGGAGCTTGGGGTTGTGAGTGCATGCATTGGCGGCGGGCAGGGCGTTGCCGTCGTGATTCAACGAACCGAGTAA
- a CDS encoding RluA family pseudouridine synthase, which translates to MDPGKFRRECPKGAPRLDAYLVGEFSDLSRARVQALIHEGRVLMNGEPGVKASQKVPPGAQLEIEIPPPVPHRLDPENIPLDVRFEDEHLLVVNKPPGMVVHPGAGNREGTMVAALLYHCRGQLSGIGGVERPGIVHRLDKDTSGLLIVAKSDIVHRRLSEALKARRIQRRYLAIVKGVPPNGKGTINAPIGRHPTHRTAMAVVEGGRVAVTHFTVREVLEEAALLEVRLETGRTHQIRVHLNHIGIPVLGDPTYGRGRLPGRGKRLKKKEAETLIARQALHAYRLGFEHPVTREACEFEAEPPLDFLDALEDLRVLAENV; encoded by the coding sequence GTGGATCCAGGTAAGTTTCGCCGGGAATGCCCGAAGGGGGCCCCACGCCTGGACGCCTATCTTGTAGGAGAATTTAGCGATCTCTCACGCGCGCGGGTACAGGCCCTGATTCACGAGGGGCGTGTACTCATGAATGGCGAGCCCGGTGTTAAGGCGAGCCAAAAAGTGCCTCCCGGCGCGCAACTCGAAATTGAAATCCCTCCACCCGTACCTCATCGCCTCGACCCCGAGAATATTCCTCTTGATGTCCGGTTCGAGGACGAGCACCTTCTTGTCGTGAACAAGCCGCCGGGCATGGTGGTTCATCCAGGTGCCGGAAATCGAGAGGGCACCATGGTCGCTGCGCTTCTTTACCACTGCCGGGGCCAGCTTTCGGGAATCGGCGGCGTCGAGCGACCTGGAATTGTCCACCGCCTCGACAAGGACACCTCTGGGCTCCTCATCGTCGCCAAGTCGGATATCGTTCACCGACGCCTCTCGGAGGCCCTCAAGGCTCGCCGCATCCAGCGCCGCTATTTGGCAATTGTGAAGGGAGTTCCTCCTAACGGAAAGGGCACCATTAACGCGCCTATCGGACGCCACCCCACCCATCGGACTGCAATGGCGGTTGTCGAGGGAGGGCGTGTGGCCGTTACTCACTTCACTGTTCGTGAGGTGCTTGAGGAGGCGGCGCTTCTTGAGGTTCGGCTCGAGACTGGCCGAACCCACCAGATAAGGGTTCACCTCAACCACATCGGGATTCCGGTGCTGGGCGATCCGACATATGGCCGTGGGCGTCTGCCGGGGCGGGGCAAACGGCTCAAAAAAAAAGAGGCAGAGACACTAATTGCGCGCCAGGCGCTTCATGCCTATCGGCTCGGGTTCGAGCATCCCGTAACTAGGGAGGCCTGCGAATTCGAGGCGGAGCCCCCCTTGGATTTTCTCGATGCGCTTGAGGATCTGCGTGTGCTGGCAGAAAATGTCTAG